A genomic segment from Opitutaceae bacterium encodes:
- a CDS encoding ATP-binding protein: protein MKTEPPKTTDKRTPRSYRERWEDLLDLVPGVYFEQRSDLTFIEIGPGREKFFGHRADNLIGRTDLLLACIHEDDRVGVLNWLKKNAANSGVLRTTYRLVHPDTKELFYVEDIRKKIGRKPSRYRGVWIDRTSQIRAEKRLTYRAWKETVSTVTSGLLHDFNNVVAGIFSLSELYHSLLEPGHEMHAGIGQIKASSMEAQKLVRRIMELNREVSGERSLFNLESLITDQLDFLRAVLPRGTRIEDHFTGEEIPVRLDDVGFRQVLLNLATNARDALKEQGRIEITTRRHDQPSAGPEGIIPKDFHYPAGSVEIIFRDNGNGMAPGVAERVFDPFFSTKEPTKGSGLGLYNANLFAEANKGRIGVVTRSGEGTAFHLVLPLETFENPEEAPAPPPAHPTDRRHLLLYSWEDAGHSDLVGRMREQDWQVLTLTQAQRAREHLAQSVFPVDMVVIMRIALDENADRLLEEIRSQWPKVKTTVITMGDDPEQVPRTVAEQADLVLHHNLKLSTMMKRLSALMG from the coding sequence GTGAAAACCGAACCGCCCAAAACCACCGACAAACGGACTCCCCGATCCTACCGGGAGCGATGGGAGGATCTGCTCGACCTGGTCCCGGGCGTCTACTTCGAACAGCGGTCCGACCTGACATTCATCGAGATCGGTCCCGGCCGGGAAAAGTTCTTCGGGCACCGCGCCGACAATCTCATTGGCCGAACCGACCTCCTCCTTGCCTGCATCCATGAGGACGACCGGGTCGGTGTTCTCAACTGGTTGAAAAAGAATGCCGCCAACTCGGGAGTTCTCCGGACAACCTACCGCCTCGTTCATCCCGACACCAAAGAGCTTTTCTACGTCGAGGACATCCGCAAGAAGATCGGCCGGAAGCCCTCACGCTACCGCGGGGTATGGATTGACCGAACCAGTCAGATACGCGCCGAGAAACGGCTGACCTACCGCGCCTGGAAGGAAACGGTCTCCACGGTGACCAGCGGCCTGCTTCACGACTTCAACAACGTGGTGGCCGGGATCTTCTCCCTGAGTGAACTCTACCATTCCCTTCTCGAACCCGGACACGAGATGCACGCCGGGATCGGTCAGATCAAGGCCAGTTCAATGGAGGCGCAGAAACTGGTCCGGCGGATCATGGAGCTCAACCGCGAGGTTTCCGGGGAAAGGAGCCTCTTCAATCTGGAATCTCTGATTACCGACCAGTTGGATTTCCTGAGGGCGGTTCTCCCCCGTGGGACGCGGATCGAGGATCACTTCACCGGCGAGGAGATTCCGGTGCGGCTGGACGACGTCGGGTTTCGGCAGGTCCTCCTGAATCTGGCCACAAACGCCCGCGACGCCCTGAAAGAGCAGGGAAGGATCGAAATCACCACCCGCCGGCATGATCAGCCGTCCGCAGGGCCGGAAGGAATCATCCCGAAGGATTTTCACTACCCGGCCGGAAGCGTGGAGATCATCTTCCGCGACAACGGCAACGGGATGGCGCCGGGAGTGGCGGAGCGGGTGTTTGATCCCTTCTTCTCCACCAAGGAACCGACCAAAGGCTCCGGTCTCGGGCTCTACAACGCCAACCTCTTCGCCGAGGCCAACAAGGGCCGGATCGGGGTCGTCACCCGCAGCGGAGAGGGCACCGCCTTTCACCTCGTCCTCCCGCTCGAGACGTTTGAGAACCCGGAAGAGGCCCCGGCCCCCCCGCCCGCTCATCCGACGGATCGGCGGCATCTGCTGCTCTACTCATGGGAGGACGCCGGGCATTCCGATCTTGTCGGCCGAATGCGGGAACAGGACTGGCAGGTCCTCACCCTGACCCAGGCGCAGCGAGCTCGAGAGCACCTCGCGCAATCGGTCTTTCCGGTGGACATGGTGGTGATCATGCGGATCGCCCTCGATGAAAACGCAGATCGACTCCTCGAGGAAATCCGATCGCAATGGCCGAAAGTGAAGACCACCGTCATCACCATGGGAGACGACCCTGAGCAGGTGCCCAGAACGGTCGCCGAACAGGCGGACCTCGTCTTGCATCACAATCTGAAACTCTCAACCATGATGAAGCGCCTATCCGCCCTGATGGGCTGA
- a CDS encoding response regulator, with translation MSRPESENPKILLLDDDEIILLAIKETLGRENYDISVFSKASDALEAIREDRFAVIVSDQRMPEMTGLEFLHESKAHQPNASRILITGVLTLNTVIDAVNKGEIFRFLAKPWIREELIATIRNAVQRFQLLDANERLREDTLRLNEKLVTANAELREKLEALTKGKEDLDRANRTLRTNFEHSLELCHRLIETFHPVLGRQTKSVATVCRQMAETAGMSDEMRDVLMTSAWLHNIGMVGIPRQICSKSLKTPEALTETERQLLRHHPIYGQTLAAFVNDLRAVGETIRAHHERFDGGGYPDGLSGREIPEAARYLAVAVAFVESNDSRDQAIESILRDSGVAFDPEAVRLFLKVSNRTSLPRKVREITLDELGPGVVLARGIYTPSGLLLISEDKELTPLTVNKIREHNAVTPITQRLLIYQPD, from the coding sequence ATGTCCCGTCCCGAATCCGAAAACCCGAAGATCCTCCTGCTCGACGACGACGAGATCATCCTTCTTGCGATCAAGGAGACCCTTGGTCGGGAGAATTACGACATCTCCGTTTTCTCCAAGGCGAGTGACGCCCTCGAGGCGATCCGGGAGGATCGTTTCGCGGTCATCGTATCCGATCAACGGATGCCGGAGATGACCGGGTTGGAGTTCCTTCATGAATCCAAAGCCCATCAGCCCAATGCATCCCGCATCCTCATCACCGGCGTGCTCACGCTCAACACGGTGATCGACGCGGTCAACAAGGGTGAAATCTTCCGGTTTCTGGCCAAACCCTGGATCCGTGAGGAATTGATCGCAACGATCCGCAATGCCGTTCAGCGCTTCCAACTGCTCGATGCGAACGAAAGGCTGCGGGAGGACACCCTCCGTCTGAATGAGAAGCTGGTCACGGCCAATGCGGAACTGAGGGAGAAACTCGAGGCATTGACCAAGGGGAAAGAGGATCTCGACCGTGCCAACCGGACCCTCCGGACCAATTTCGAGCACTCCCTCGAACTCTGCCATCGACTGATTGAGACGTTCCACCCCGTCCTCGGACGTCAGACAAAATCCGTTGCCACCGTCTGTCGCCAGATGGCGGAGACGGCGGGGATGTCCGACGAGATGCGCGACGTCCTCATGACCAGCGCCTGGCTTCACAATATCGGCATGGTGGGCATCCCCCGGCAGATCTGCAGCAAGTCGCTCAAGACACCGGAAGCATTGACCGAGACCGAGCGACAGCTGCTCCGGCACCATCCCATCTACGGGCAGACCCTCGCCGCCTTCGTCAATGACCTTCGGGCGGTCGGCGAGACGATTCGGGCCCACCACGAGAGATTCGATGGCGGTGGCTATCCGGACGGTCTGTCCGGACGGGAAATCCCGGAAGCGGCCCGCTATCTCGCCGTGGCGGTGGCGTTCGTTGAGTCCAACGACTCACGCGACCAGGCGATTGAGAGCATTCTCAGGGATTCCGGTGTCGCCTTCGACCCCGAGGCCGTCCGCCTCTTCCTCAAGGTTTCCAACCGCACATCCCTTCCCCGGAAGGTCCGGGAGATCACCCTGGACGAGCTCGGACCCGGCGTCGTGCTGGCCCGTGGCATCTACACCCCTTCAGGATTACTCCTCATCTCGGAAGATAAGGAGTTGACCCCATTGACGGTGAACAAGATTCGTGAACACAATGCGGTCACGCCCATCACCCAGCGTCTCCTGATCTATCAACCGGATTGA
- a CDS encoding response regulator: protein MKLLVVDDDPAIRSLLLTVFGEKHEVSLLCDGHNAVSVLSDPNHDFDFVIIDYKMPRLSGEKVMELLAAWQNIKTKFILISGYTFEQNQFRFPNLIACLAKPFSIKELVALIEAPDTNPATTRR, encoded by the coding sequence ATGAAGCTACTTGTTGTCGATGACGATCCCGCGATCCGTTCGCTTCTCCTGACGGTCTTCGGCGAAAAGCACGAAGTGTCCCTGCTTTGCGATGGGCACAACGCCGTTTCCGTTCTTTCGGACCCCAACCACGACTTTGATTTCGTGATCATCGACTACAAGATGCCCCGCCTGAGCGGAGAAAAAGTCATGGAGTTGCTGGCCGCCTGGCAGAACATCAAGACGAAGTTCATCCTGATCTCGGGATACACCTTCGAACAGAACCAATTCCGCTTCCCGAACCTGATCGCCTGTCTGGCCAAGCCGTTCAGCATCAAGGAACTGGTGGCCCTGATCGAAGCGCCCGATACGAATCCGGCCACGACCCGACGCTGA
- a CDS encoding tetratricopeptide repeat protein — protein MSTAAEPAILPEPTVRVVQAAHGSADLLDAAKKRWSEGKKDEAELVFAELLSLPIPIEEKRDALLEMADLFGEADASRAIIILEKFLQTYPRDPAASSILLRLGILYRSQGAYEIASARFFRVLNATMRDGNEDLQAARQRATQARFELAEMLTEQGRITEAAAVYRKIELLDLSPEDRMTVRFRLSCVAFETRDFQAAVDSFAALRDEDPSGPYQLESAYYLAAGLKALGREREAFDVVVDLLGSQISDVSGNQAQSIYWKRRTGNELANGFYKQGDFLSALTIYQALARLSDDTEWRWPAVYQIGLCFEHLELPQRALEAYEAILKGLPVTDADLVRADASLRDLARWRSDHVKWMLDYGERFRIMVGSDTSDS, from the coding sequence GTGTCAACTGCGGCCGAGCCCGCGATCTTGCCCGAGCCGACGGTCCGGGTGGTTCAGGCAGCGCATGGTTCTGCGGATCTTCTGGACGCCGCAAAGAAGCGCTGGTCGGAGGGCAAGAAGGACGAAGCGGAATTGGTCTTTGCCGAGCTTCTCAGTCTGCCCATTCCCATCGAGGAGAAACGGGATGCCCTCCTGGAGATGGCGGACCTCTTTGGCGAAGCGGACGCCTCCCGGGCCATCATCATTCTTGAGAAATTCCTCCAGACCTATCCGCGGGATCCCGCCGCCAGCAGCATCCTGCTCAGGCTCGGTATTCTTTACCGAAGCCAGGGAGCCTACGAGATCGCTTCCGCCCGTTTCTTCAGGGTGCTCAACGCGACCATGCGCGACGGAAACGAAGACCTGCAAGCCGCACGGCAGCGTGCGACCCAGGCGCGTTTTGAACTGGCGGAAATGCTGACCGAACAGGGCCGCATCACGGAGGCGGCCGCGGTTTATCGCAAGATCGAACTGCTCGACCTGTCTCCGGAAGATCGGATGACGGTCCGCTTCCGGTTGTCCTGTGTGGCCTTTGAAACACGGGACTTCCAGGCCGCGGTGGATTCATTTGCCGCCTTGCGGGACGAGGATCCGTCCGGTCCCTACCAATTGGAATCGGCCTATTATCTGGCGGCCGGCTTGAAAGCTCTGGGCCGGGAACGGGAGGCTTTCGATGTCGTCGTCGACCTGCTCGGTTCCCAGATATCCGACGTGTCCGGAAATCAGGCGCAATCCATTTACTGGAAGAGGAGGACCGGCAATGAGCTGGCCAACGGATTCTATAAGCAGGGGGATTTCCTGAGCGCCCTGACCATCTACCAGGCGCTGGCCCGACTCAGTGACGACACCGAATGGCGTTGGCCCGCAGTTTACCAGATCGGGTTGTGCTTTGAGCACCTCGAACTGCCCCAGCGGGCACTGGAAGCCTACGAGGCCATCCTCAAAGGATTGCCGGTCACGGACGCGGATCTGGTCCGGGCCGATGCCTCTCTGCGCGATCTGGCCCGTTGGAGGAGTGACCACGTCAAATGGATGCTCGACTACGGCGAACGGTTCAGGATCATGGTTGGAAGTGATACTTCCGATTCATGA
- a CDS encoding PAS domain S-box protein: MTSSEASWNGLRKTDILSLLEQALDHLEEGVIVTDSGTPDRGPLICYANRAFSRMTGYAVAELVGQSPRLLQGPRTDTEVTARLKEHYEAGDRTRGESVNYRKDGSDFIMQWQVFPVQDAGGRTSHYIGIHKDISRIRRLEEDLLQAQKMDAIGRLARGIAHDFNNLLAVILSFSELLLEEPGDRTSLTNYAGEIHKAARRAAGLTSELMAFSRRDDTQPELLDLGIVLAQMARIIRRIVPENIEVIERETRDRVFVRINRTAFEQALVHLATNARDALPDGGRITIGLSVLETEDCDDILPEITNPRSFAIITFADNGLGMTDEVALRVFEPFFTTKSIGKGTGLALDDLRHRQERRRSYQDGEPSGEGTCVTVYLRGRRPVKNPRPPPFPRSARPSPIRWPSSWSRTTKACGNASPECSRSTTTKSTPSRRPKTPWRPTSRKPGTSGFS, from the coding sequence GTGACATCCTCAGAAGCATCCTGGAACGGCCTCCGCAAAACGGACATTCTCTCCCTCCTCGAGCAAGCGCTCGATCATCTGGAAGAGGGCGTCATTGTCACTGACTCGGGCACCCCCGACCGTGGGCCCCTCATCTGTTACGCCAATCGGGCCTTCAGCCGCATGACGGGCTATGCGGTCGCCGAACTGGTCGGCCAGTCGCCTCGCCTGCTCCAGGGACCGCGGACGGACACCGAAGTCACGGCCCGACTCAAGGAGCATTACGAAGCCGGGGACCGAACCCGCGGCGAGTCCGTGAACTACCGGAAGGACGGGAGCGATTTCATCATGCAGTGGCAGGTCTTCCCGGTTCAGGACGCCGGAGGAAGGACCAGCCATTACATTGGAATCCACAAAGACATCAGCCGGATCCGCCGACTTGAAGAGGACCTCCTCCAGGCACAGAAAATGGACGCAATCGGTCGCCTGGCACGCGGCATCGCGCACGATTTCAACAATCTTCTCGCGGTCATCCTTTCGTTCAGTGAACTGCTTCTTGAGGAGCCGGGGGACCGCACCTCCCTGACCAACTACGCCGGAGAAATCCACAAGGCCGCACGGCGGGCGGCCGGGCTGACCTCCGAACTGATGGCTTTCAGCCGTCGGGACGACACCCAACCCGAGCTTCTCGACCTCGGGATCGTTCTTGCTCAGATGGCACGGATCATCCGGCGGATTGTCCCCGAAAACATCGAAGTGATCGAACGGGAAACCCGTGATCGCGTTTTCGTCAGGATCAACCGGACCGCGTTCGAGCAGGCCCTCGTCCACCTCGCGACCAATGCCCGGGACGCCCTTCCGGATGGAGGCCGGATCACGATTGGACTCTCCGTCCTCGAAACGGAGGATTGTGACGACATTCTTCCGGAGATCACCAACCCGCGTTCCTTTGCCATCATCACCTTTGCCGACAACGGTTTGGGCATGACCGACGAGGTCGCCCTCCGTGTTTTCGAGCCTTTCTTCACCACCAAGTCGATCGGCAAAGGCACCGGGTTGGCTCTCGACGACCTACGCCACCGTCAAGAACGCCGGCGGTCATATCAAGATGGAGAGCCGTCCGGGGAAGGTACCTGCGTCACCGTTTACCTCCGCGGGAGACGACCGGTGAAGAACCCACGGCCTCCACCCTTCCCCCGGAGCGCCAGACCATCGCCAATCAGGTGGCCATCCTCGTGGTCGAGGACGACGAAAGCATGCGGGAATGCATCGCCGGAGTGCTCTCGGTCTACAACTACGAAGTCCACTCCGTCGCGTCGGCCGAAGACGCCCTGGCGACCTACGAGTCGAAAGCCCGGAACTTCCGGCTTCTCCTGA
- a CDS encoding response regulator encodes MLSVYNYEVHSVASAEDALATYESKARNFRLLLTDLVLPKMNGAGLARRFLDKNPELRVLYMTGYEEESHGLTDLPGRVALLRKPFSLNQVLTTVQEALRS; translated from the coding sequence GTGCTCTCGGTCTACAACTACGAAGTCCACTCCGTCGCGTCGGCCGAAGACGCCCTGGCGACCTACGAGTCGAAAGCCCGGAACTTCCGGCTTCTCCTGACCGACCTCGTCCTTCCCAAGATGAACGGTGCCGGCCTGGCCCGGCGCTTCCTCGACAAAAATCCCGAGCTTCGGGTTCTCTACATGACCGGCTACGAGGAGGAATCCCACGGCCTGACCGATCTTCCCGGCAGGGTGGCCCTGCTCAGAAAGCCTTTCTCCCTCAACCAGGTTCTCACCACGGTCCAGGAGGCGCTCCGGTCCTGA